A part of Gambusia affinis linkage group LG19, SWU_Gaff_1.0, whole genome shotgun sequence genomic DNA contains:
- the LOC122822437 gene encoding GTPase IMAP family member 8-like — MAASTDVSNSAQSHPDAELRIVLIGGRYNNLLNGKSSAGNIILGQNVFDTSRRTAQSEVRQQEILGRRVTVVDTPGWWWHYPREETPRLDQIEIQNSVHLCPPGPHVFLLVIPAGSHFSQHVKPSLKQRLELFNTDVFSHTIVLFTAVDPCSDEKIESRIRRNSVLQWILQQCGDRKHFLNISNREDRDQVKKLLEKIEILITISGGRHCSVDRRQGEALRKEMTDLTERASKRFDQIQKQRQKLKLQIEGGKVPPDYLRIVMIGGSYGGKSSTGNSILGKKMFNVNENIDRRTTHSEISHGVVEGRRLTVVDSPGWFCFNTLQETSEMDKLEIENSVNLCPPGPHAVLLVIPLATNVDESYLRSVQEHMSLFREDIWKHTLLVFTFGDWLGVKTVEEHIESEEGLQWIVNKCENRYHVLNNKDHSDKTQVKELLEKIEEMWAGNEKSYYEVELDRATQLETKRETGDKMAKRLKTINERKTRVMKELFEGERHPITDIRIVLVGQKCSGKSEAGNMILFNDLFSLTYKRAWLEKNQQDQRKTSTCVEHEGNFDGVKVSVVETPGWFSDPTPPHWIKYEVLHSVSMCSPGPHVFLLLVPILRSFTEKDLKALMEILKPLTERVWKHCMVLFTWGDWLNDLPVENYIVREGKELLELLEKCGNRYHVLNSRRSDCSVQVKELFQKFINMVNQNKECFTIKSKDHKLQILPWQAKQIEKEWKKREQELIERMMKALSMEPEEPTELHVRTAWSKEEGPDMSGDVASEYGSISENRRRREHDQVSEWLNKRVRESEISSGIGSISSSITYMENLEEHFEID; from the exons atggctgcttcaACTGATGTTTCCAACTCAG CACAAAGTCACCCTGATGCAGAGTTGAGGATTGTGTTGATAGGAGGAAGATACAATAACCTTCTGAATGGTAAAAGTTCAGCTGGAAACATCATTCTgggtcaaaatgtttttgacaccAGCAGAAGAACAGCTCAGAGTGAAGTGAGGCAGCAGGAAATACTCGGCAGACGAGTCACAGTGGTTGATACTCCAGGATGGTGGTGGCATTACCCTAGAGAAGAAACTCCAAGACTGGATCAGATAGAAATCCAGAACAGTGTCCATCTGTGTCCACCAGGACCTCATGTCTTTCTTCTGGTCATTCCTGCTGGTTCACATTTTTCTCAGCATGTCAAACCATCACTAAAGCAGCGCTTGGAGCTTTTCAATACAGATGTTTTCAGTCACACCATCGTGCTGTTCACTGCAGTCGATCCATGTAGTGATGAAAAGATAGAATCCAGAATCAGAAGAAATTCAGTCCTGCAGTGGATTCTTCAACAATgtggagacagaaaacattttctcaacatCAGTAACAGAGAAGATAGAGATCAAGTCAAGAAGCTTTTAGAGAAAATTGAGATCCTGATTACAATCAGTGGAGGCAGACACTGTTCTGTTGACAGACGTCAAGGAGAAGCTCTgagaaaagaaatgacagaTTTGACTGAAAGAGCCTCAAAAAGGTTTGATCAAATccagaaacaaagacagaaactgAAGCTACAGATTGAAG GTGGGAAAGTTCCTCCAGATTACTTAAGAATAGTGATGATTGGAGGGTCATATGGTGGCAAAAGTTCAACAGGAAACAGTAtactaggaaaaaaaatgtttaatgttaatgaaaacattgaCAGAAGAACAACCCACAGTGAAATCAGTCATGGTGTGGTTGAAGGAAGGCGGCTCACAGTGGTCGATTCTCCTGGATGGTTCTGCTTCAACACCCTTCAGGAAACCAGTGAGATGGATAAACTGGAAATAGAGAACAGTGTGAATCTGTGTCCTCCAGGACCACATGCTGTGCTGCTGGTTATTCCTCTGGCAACCAACGTTGATGAATCATATCTGAGATCTGTTCAGGAACACATGAGTCTGTTTAGAGAAGACATCTGGAAACACACACTTCTTGTGTTTACATTTGGAGACTGGTTAGGAGTGAAGACTGTAGAGGAGCACATAGAGAGTGAGGAAGGTCTGCAGTGGATAGTGAACAAGTGTGAGAACAGATATCATGTCCTGAACAACAAGGACCACAGTGATAAGACTCAGGTAAAGGAACTTCTGGAGAAGATTGAAGAGATGTGGGcaggaaatgaaaaatcttaCTATGAAGTGGAGCTGGACCGAGCAACACAGCTAGAAACCAAGAGAGAGACTGGAGACAAGATGGCCAAAAGGTTGAAGACGATCAATGAGAGAAAGACAAGAGTAATGAAAGAGCTGTTTGAAG gTGAGAGACATCCAATCACTGACATCAGGATTGTTCTTGTTGGTCAGAAATGTTCAGGAAAAAGTGAAGCTGGAAACATGATTCTGTTCAATGATCTTTTTAGCCTTACTTATAAAAGAGCTTGGTTGGAAAAG aACCAACAAGATCAGAGAAAAACTTCAACATGTGTGGAACATGAAGGAAACTTTGATGGAGTAAAAGTCTCAGTTGTTGAAACACCAGGCTGGTTCTCAGACCCAACACCACCTCACTGGATCAAATATGAAGTTCTCCACAGTGTCTCCATGTGTTCTCCTGGACCTCATGTTTTTCTCCTGCTTGTTCCCATCCTCAGATCTTTTACAGAGAAAGATCTCAAAGCTCTGATGGAGATCTTGAAGCCGTTAACAGAGAGAGTGTGGAAACACTGCATGGTGCTGTTTACCTGGGGAGACTGGCTCAATGATCTCCCTGTAGAGAATTACATTGTCAGAGAGGGAAAGGAGCTTCTGGAGCTTCTGGAAAAATGTGGGAACAGATACCATGTTCTAAACTCTAGAAGATCTGATTGTTCTGTTCAAGTCAAAGAGTTGTTCCAAAAATTTATTAACATggtaaaccaaaacaaagaatgcTTCACAATTAAAAGCAAAGATCATAAACTTCAGATTCTACCTTGGCAAGCAAAACAGATAGAAAAAGAgtggaaaaagagagaacagGAGCTGATAGAGCGAATGATGAAAGCTTTATCAATGGAACCAGAAGAACCAACAGAGCTTCATGTGAGAACAGCATGGAGCAAAGAAGAGGGTCCTGACA TGAGTGGAGATGTTGCCTCAGAATATGGGAGCATTTCAGAGAACAGGAGACGACGAGAACATGACCAAGTTTCTGAATGGCTGAataaaagagtgagagagtCAGAGATCAGCTCTGGGATCGGCAGCATTTCTTCCTCAATCACTTACATGGAAAACTTAGaggaacattttgaaattgattAA